attccattagtttgttttccttacagagaAGGAGGCTGGAGAAGTAGCCGTGAACTAATGTATATAACCTCTCGCACTTGTACTTTTGTAGATGAGATGTATTTGGAATCTTTAGAAATGTAATCTTATGTTTTACTCTTGGCttgtaaattaagtttgaattgttaGTTGGAAATGGAACTTTTATGTTAATTTCGAGGCTTGAACGGCTATTTTAAGAACGTTAATGAGTGaatcctggtgagagttggacAGACGATCCGCCAAATTCTTGGGTACGatctagggggaggtggggtcgttacaatgCAATAGCTCATTATGCCCATCTAGGGAATCAGAATTATGATGCAATTTATCTGGCGCACTAGCTGGAATCATTTCCTTTGACATCTTTGCAACATAAGCTTGAGTTAACATCGACTTAGATTGCACGTTCCTCTCCTTCACCAGGCAAAGTTCAGGAtgttttttaaaacattgatcTTGATTTTGTCCAATTCTCTCACAATGTTGACAAAAATCAGGCCAAACCTCGTACTCAATTTTTTGCCAGAACCCTTTAGAATCATCACCAATCCAAATCCGTAGAACACGTGGCTTATATGTATCTAGTtcaaccaaaaccctagccacaGATGGCCTACGAAAATCGGAGATAGCCGCATCAACCTGCAAGGGTCTACCAAGCACCATTGAAATCTTGTTCACATACTTCATATTAAACAACAGTAACGGTAATTCCAGATATGTGATCCAAATTGGAGCTATGGAAGAATCTTTGGTTGTCTGATAATTTTAATCTCTCTGGATAGTAGGAAAGGCATTTGTATAGTGTACTCTCTGGCAAAAGCATGCAAGCAGTttgatattttttattcttggGAGTCCCATCAATCACAATTTAACCAGCTACTGAGTTTAGACATTGACGAGTGCTCTATTCATCCATTATACTTTAGTATCAAAGATCATTTCTTGGTGAATTCCTTGCTAaggattttttttctcttttactaGATGCCTGAACTTTGATAATTTTGGAACTGCATTTACTATCATGTGCTGGCAAGGCCTATAATTATGATCTTACTTTGACTATGGTTGTCTGCTTTTGATCTACTTTTCACGGTTTATTCAGCCAAAAGATGCTCGTGAAACATGGTTGAAAATTTACAAAGTTGTGACTTTATTTCGCTTGATGCTTGTAACAGTGATGGCGATTACTTCTTATGTATTACATTGCTAGGATCATGCATTAAAATgctgtttttattacttttgttACTATCAGATGTTGGGCcttttaaatttcaaaatgatataCAAACTTGTGGATATAAAACGTGCAAGTGATGTGGGAAATCAGAAATGATTAGAAGAGCAGAGTCAGAATTGATGTCACACCCTACTAAGTTTATGCAACACTAGCATTTCTGGACAAGATGGCTACTTTTGAGGAATTCAATCAATGCTAATATTAACTCCGTTAAAAACATAGAAAGGTTTTAAGAAAGTGTTGTAATACTTCTATATATGAAAGTTTGTGTCAACTATTACAACTTCTCTGCCTTATGATGTTTTCAACCAATTACAGTTTATTTCAGTTAGCAGTTTTAAATctttttcttcaagaaaatcatgtttatCCTCCCCAGTTTTTGCTTTGGCATtatattctttcctttttctatttgttGCAAATATCACAATAACGTTATAGTTTGATGTAGGGGGGAAAAAAGCCATGGAGTGCTTCACTAATTTATACTTAATCTTTTCCACTGTAAAAAAACTTCTTTGAAATTATAAAGTAGCAGCAGGTATATTTACAATATGATGAGTTTTTACAACTATGAAATTCAAGATTATAGCTAAACCTGACAATTGTGCAGATTAGGCGGGTTTTGGGAGGGTTGGTATTAGGTTTTTACTTAAATAGCATATACGTAATCCATCCAACTAGAAATTGGATTGATTTTAAGTTGAGTCATATTGAGTTATTTCAAACTCATTAACTCAAATATGATTCAACATatatttttatgcattttgatatATAATACCCTCTTACACACATTTACACACGCAAAATAATTTCTCTACACAcaaacacattttcacatacatgCACATATTTTCACACACAAAAACATTTCTACACATACAAGCACTCTTTGTTTTAATCCACACACGTGTAATAAGCTCTTGCAGAGATATTCCTCCATATACACTTGGTTTCCAAAGAAAAAAATCCTACCAAAATTTTGTTTAGATCACCTCGATAGATTTTTTCCTCATGAAACACTGTTTTATTGACTAGTTTGCCCgatctttatttctttttctttttcccttttttttttgggtggtggTTACGGATCAGTGAAAAACAAAAGCACCAAAGTATTGACATAACCAAATATGTGAATTGGAGGGGCTGAATCTAGGATATGAAAAAAAGGATATGCCGACAGATTTGAGATCTGGATGTTGGTGACGCCATTTAATGAAAGTTAATGTTAATACTACAAGAAATTGATTTCCCTAGGACGAATCGTCTGCTTTACTGCATATTACATTTTTAAGTGGATACTCAACTCAAAAACCCAAACCGCCCAAACATTATTTGAGTTTCTTTCACCCAACCCGAAACTAATCCAATATTCAATTGACTCGACACAACCTCTCAAATTAGTGGATCGGTTGGGTCAGTTGTTAGGTTTTGAATATTTTTGCCAGTCATGATTGTAGCTTTGTGCTACTCATATTTGTACTAAACTAACAAATGAAAAACTAGTTTACAActattcaaaattttcatataaaaaactAAGTACTTTGCTCTTTTTCTCACCCAAATGAACCTACTAAATTAACACATACACAAAAAAAGTAATATAGTACCAAAAAtggcaaaacaaaaaaataacaaaaatatttaaaacaaaaaaaatggtaaaacaaaaaaataacaaaaatatttaaatgaatAATTGAATATTTAAATAACATTTAGattataaataaacaaataattttttttatttaatacatttagatccatttattaaatggttgtaaagaaattggataaatttcatcaccATCCATTAAGTTGAAATCATTTGTGACCATTTATTCTTATTAGGGTAAAGTTCACCCGAGATcactaaatttttcaaaagtttcatTTGCCCATTAAACATTTTTTTGGTTCCAAACAACCCATTAAACTCCTGAAAGTGTTTTGAAGGGTTATTTTGGACATTTCGCATATAGCCCATTAGCCTCAATTGTGTTGTGTTTAGTAAGCTATGATGTACTTTACCCTTCATATTACCATCACTAGTAAAAACTCCCGACTTCTGAAATCCTCCTTTGCTACGCTACTCCTTTGCTATCCCCATTTCCTGTCAAAATGgaacaaaaattgaacattACGTTCAAAAATTCTTACTTAGTAAAGCCATCTGCACCAACATTCCAAGGTCATATGCCATTGAGTCTATTTGATCAAACTGGGTATTTAATCCATATTCCCACTGTTCATTTCTACAAACCACCTCCACCACAATTCACACAAGATGGCTCCCTCATTAATAAACTAAAGAGCTCGTTGGCCATGGCTCTAGTGCACTTCTACCCTTTAGCAGGACGGATAGTGCTATTGGAAGGCGGACGGATGGAGTTAAATTGCAATTCCGCCGGAGCTCAACTACTTGAAGCCGTTTGTCGGGAAACTCTTGATCAAATAGGAGATTTGTCACCAAGTCCATTGTTTCATAATCTTGTCCCTTCACTGAACTACAATGATATGAAAAATCTCCCATTGTTGGTCATACAAGTGACAAAATTCAAAGATGAGAATATTGCTCTCGGCATAGCCATCTCACATATAATTGCTGATGGACAGAGTGCATTCCACTTCATTATAGAATGGGCTCGCTTAGTGAGTGGCAACAGCATTTTCACTAAACCCTTCCTAGACAGGAGAGTTCTACGAGGTGATTCAAGGGTTCCAAGAAGTGGTGGAGAAAGAATAGATGTGAATTCGCACGCTGCAAATCCTCATTTACCATTACCAATAGTGATCGGGGAAACAAGTGCAAAAatccaacaagagaagaaaacttCAATAGATTTGCTAATACTATCGACAAAAGAAATTGAGTTTTTGAAGAGTCTTGCCAGTGATGGCATAGTTCCCGCTATGAAACGGCCCTATAGCACATTTGAGGTGATTTCGGCACACCTGTGGCGATGTGCATGCAGGGCCAGACTACTCATCCATGAACAGCCTACAGTCTTGTCCTTCCCAATTAATTTTCGCaaacttattcaaccaccattGCCTGTTGGATATTTTGGTAATGCAATTCTTGATATCCGATCCATGGATTTCTCTGGCAACTTGTTAACAGGTACATTGGCTAATACAGCAGCCAAGATAAGGAAGACCATCCTAGCAGTAACAAGTGAATTTCTATATTCCGAGATTGAATTTCTGCAGATGCAAACAGATTTATCCAAATTTCAAGAAAGACATGACTATATGGAATATCTCGGCAATCCTAACCTCACCATTTCAAGCTGGTTGACGTTCCCATTCAATAGCCTGGATTTTGGCTGGGGGAAATCATTAGGCATGGTTGAAGCATCTCACAATGGGGATGGGGATTTTGTTCTTCATGGTGACCGTCACAGTGGAGTAGTGGTTAGTATGTGTTTCCAAGAGGAATATATCAAGAGTTTCAAATATTACTTTTATGAGATATTTGGAGATATGAATAAGAAGGATTGAGGTACAGGCAAAGACGATTCTACTAAGTTTCAAATATTTGTTTGCCTATTTGCTGTATAATTTGAATTATAATTACTCCTATGAGAACTAGTATTTTAACTTGTGCTTTAGCACGGCTTGTTTCTTTTTCGATGgtaattttttatgttttcattaAATAATAATGATGGGTATCTTAATTTTGGTATAAAGAAATTCATTTAGATGCATATCTAAGAATGTTTgttgattaaaaagaaaaagaaaagcacatATGAAATAACTAAAGCAACCGAGTAAATTAAATTAATCTATTTGGTTGAACATCAAACAATTAATAGTCCATATATCATGTTGTGTATGCACGTTAACTGCTGAGATGATGATAGTTATGTTTTATCTAATTTTGTACCTGAAAGGGTTGAAATGGATAAAAATGCATTTGTGGTCCAgttgtgtttttgaaaaatttcaaatataaacATGTGTTGTAATTAGGTTAGTACGTATCTTATTCTCTGATTCAACTCAATTTGTGATGTCACCTGGTGCTCAATTAGTTGTGCAACTTCATTATCAAAAAGCAATCCAAATGAAGAGCAAAAGTTGATTAAAAccgctatatatatatatatattatatatatgtatgtatgtatgtatgcatgcatgcatatACACacacgtgtgtgtgtgtgtgtgaagttTTGTGGGGCAAAAACGAAATCTGCAGGACTCTTGTGTTTTCTGTTCTAAAAATGTAGAGACTCGTGACcaccttttatttttgcttgtCTTGTGACCTTTAGAATTTGGAAACAAATCCAAAGTGTAAATCTGGTCGTTACAGTTCTTATCCATGGTCAAATGAGATATTCTGGCATTGTCTACACCCGATTGGGAATTCTTTTAAGGGACAACTTATGAGGCTATCCTTGCTGAAACAGTGTACTTTATCTGGTGTCAGCAAATTTTTAATAATAGGCAACTGAGTTCAGATTAGGTTCTGGGCAAGATCGTTGCTGAGGTTCAAGCTATGTTATTAAGCTGGAGAGGAGTTTGGAAGGGTAAGGAAAGCTGGCAACTTAGTTCGGCTTGGACTTTGAGCAGAGTATTTTCCTTTAAGAAAAAACTGTAACTAGTCTTTTTTGTAAATTGGTTGTGCAGAATATTGTGCAGgcaatagtatttttttttagctCAAGAGTATTACCCTGAATAGTAACTGCCTTGTCGCTATGTATGATTGTCCAAGCAATATCAATaaatttcttttccaaaaaagaaaaaagaaaccagGACCAAAGAACTCCAACTATTTCAGACTGAACATCCTCACCAGTCTCCATCTTGCAAAACGTTTCTTGCATCTATGATCCCTAAGACTCAAGTGTTATACTAATTATGTATATATAAATGTACTATGCAATGAAAATCTAAATAAATTTGCCTCTAA
Above is a genomic segment from Coffea eugenioides isolate CCC68of chromosome 5, Ceug_1.0, whole genome shotgun sequence containing:
- the LOC113771383 gene encoding spermidine hydroxycinnamoyl transferase-like; amino-acid sequence: MELNCNSAGAQLLEAVCRETLDQIGDLSPSPLFHNLVPSLNYNDMKNLPLLVIQVTKFKDENIALGIAISHIIADGQSAFHFIIEWARLVSGNSIFTKPFLDRRVLRGDSRVPRSGGERIDVNSHAANPHLPLPIVIGETSAKIQQEKKTSIDLLILSTKEIEFLKSLASDGIVPAMKRPYSTFEVISAHLWRCACRARLLIHEQPTVLSFPINFRKLIQPPLPVGYFGNAILDIRSMDFSGNLLTGTLANTAAKIRKTILAVTSEFLYSEIEFLQMQTDLSKFQERHDYMEYLGNPNLTISSWLTFPFNSLDFGWGKSLGMVEASHNGDGDFVLHGDRHSGVVVSMCFQEEYIKSFKYYFYEIFGDMNKKD